One window from the genome of Halonatronomonas betaini encodes:
- a CDS encoding aspartate/glutamate racemase family protein has protein sequence MKTIGLIGGMSWESSLEYYRLLNQIIKRKLGEPHSAELIMYSVDFARFEKMQHKGQWDRMETEMLEIARKLKAAGAELLLICTNTMHKLAPAIENQVEIELIHIADATGIEIINQNIDTVGLLGTNFTMTEDFYKERLKNKHNIDVIIPEKSQREIIHNIIYKELISGIIKEKSLNKFQKIIKDLQQKGAEGVILGCTEIPLLVKEEDSSLPIFNTMEIHARMAIKLALLN, from the coding sequence ATGAAAACAATTGGCTTAATCGGAGGTATGAGCTGGGAATCATCACTTGAATATTATAGATTATTAAATCAAATAATCAAAAGAAAATTAGGAGAGCCCCATTCAGCTGAACTGATCATGTACTCTGTTGATTTCGCCAGGTTTGAAAAGATGCAGCATAAAGGCCAGTGGGACAGGATGGAAACAGAGATGCTAGAGATTGCTAGAAAACTTAAAGCTGCTGGAGCAGAACTGCTCCTAATCTGCACCAATACAATGCATAAACTAGCGCCGGCTATTGAAAACCAGGTAGAGATTGAATTAATTCATATTGCTGATGCAACAGGAATAGAGATAATAAACCAGAATATAGATACTGTTGGTTTGCTTGGTACTAACTTTACAATGACAGAGGATTTCTATAAAGAACGTTTAAAAAACAAGCATAATATTGATGTTATCATCCCTGAAAAATCTCAAAGAGAAATTATTCATAATATAATTTATAAGGAATTAATCTCCGGTATAATCAAAGAAAAATCTCTAAATAAATTTCAAAAGATAATAAAAGACCTTCAGCAAAAAGGGGCTGAAGGCGTAATTTTAGGCTGCACAGAAATTCCTTTATTAGTAAAAGAAGAAGATAGCAGCCTGCCTATCTTTAATACAATGGAGATCCATGCCAGAATGGCAATTAAGCTGGCTTTATTAAATTAA
- a CDS encoding PLP-dependent aminotransferase family protein, whose product MKEIWESISVERNSSKPIYQQVYNQIKLLILDRRLSANSQLPAIRKMAGALDINPATVVKAYESLEEEEYIYKKVGSGSFVAPIQEDNFYYRSDKEEDSLEMLGYGQIEIDEDINFASATPSSSLFPVEDFKEAINKVLDRDKGEAFTYQKSQGYYPLRESIQEYFNKNGMSIPVNEIQIVSGAQQAIDLLVKIFLDYGDAVLIEEPTYPGAISAFKSRAAEIDTLPTMEDGVDLDLLEEKLAKKNYRLLFTMTSFQNPTGICWSEAKKKRLIELAEQYNLIIIEDDCLSELSYNGKSYLPLKAYDNSGQVIYIKSFSKIFMPGLRLAFLTLPDKYRSKLLAAKHATDISTAGLTQRAMDYYFREGLWDKHLKKIKKLFQERYQLMLNEIRKKLIPPVELVYEPNGGIYFWLKLPDGISAEEFYLAAREYKVALLPGDIFKLDNKPENSGESSYFRLSFAAVSDSEIKTGISRLKEIFENINDNRDKGYIPLV is encoded by the coding sequence ATGAAAGAGATCTGGGAAAGCATTAGTGTTGAAAGAAATAGTTCCAAGCCAATCTATCAGCAGGTTTATAATCAGATAAAATTACTGATTCTGGATAGACGGTTGTCGGCAAATAGCCAGTTACCAGCTATTAGAAAGATGGCCGGTGCTTTAGATATCAATCCGGCAACAGTGGTAAAAGCCTATGAATCCCTGGAGGAAGAGGAATATATTTATAAAAAGGTCGGGAGTGGCAGCTTTGTTGCCCCTATCCAGGAAGATAATTTTTATTATAGATCAGATAAAGAAGAAGATTCTCTGGAAATGCTAGGTTACGGCCAGATTGAAATTGATGAGGATATTAATTTTGCCAGTGCCACCCCGTCTTCTTCTCTCTTTCCTGTTGAAGATTTTAAAGAGGCTATCAATAAGGTGCTTGATAGGGATAAAGGTGAGGCCTTTACCTATCAGAAAAGTCAGGGCTATTATCCATTAAGGGAGTCTATTCAGGAATATTTTAATAAAAATGGCATGTCAATTCCTGTTAATGAAATTCAAATTGTATCAGGTGCCCAGCAGGCAATTGATCTTTTAGTTAAGATATTTTTGGATTATGGAGATGCTGTGCTTATAGAGGAGCCAACTTATCCAGGAGCTATTTCTGCTTTTAAATCCCGGGCAGCCGAGATAGATACCCTCCCTACCATGGAAGACGGTGTTGATTTAGATCTGTTAGAAGAAAAATTAGCGAAAAAGAATTATAGATTACTATTTACAATGACAAGCTTTCAGAATCCAACCGGTATTTGCTGGTCAGAGGCCAAGAAAAAACGGTTAATTGAACTTGCGGAGCAATATAATTTGATAATTATAGAAGATGATTGCTTAAGTGAATTATCCTATAATGGCAAATCATACTTGCCTCTCAAGGCCTATGATAATTCAGGTCAGGTTATCTATATTAAGAGTTTTTCCAAGATTTTTATGCCAGGGCTAAGACTAGCATTTTTAACCTTACCGGATAAGTATCGGTCTAAATTACTGGCTGCAAAACATGCTACAGATATTTCAACTGCCGGCTTAACCCAGCGAGCTATGGATTATTATTTTAGAGAAGGCCTCTGGGATAAACATCTCAAAAAGATCAAGAAGTTATTTCAGGAGAGATATCAGTTAATGTTAAATGAGATAAGGAAGAAATTGATTCCTCCAGTCGAGCTGGTTTATGAACCTAATGGCGGTATTTATTTCTGGCTAAAATTACCTGATGGTATCTCTGCTGAGGAATTTTATCTGGCAGCAAGGGAATACAAAGTTGCCCTTTTGCCTGGTGATATCTTTAAATTAGATAATAAGCCTGAAAATTCAGGTGAAAGCAGCTATTTCAGATTAAGTTTTGCTGCTGTATCTGATTCAGAAATAAAGACTGGAATTTCCAGGCTTAAAGAGATATTTGAAAATATAAATGATAATAGGGATAAAGGTTATATACCTTTAGTATGA
- a CDS encoding alpha/beta fold hydrolase, with translation MKLPLKEIEEVKSIARPRYYNGSTKKRAILILHGFTGHPGDMDYLGNQLNENLDITVSIPRLSGHGTNATDFRSTGAIDWMRSAIDSYLDLKANFDKIIVAGLSMGGLLSLQLAGGFPLEKMILIAPALYSSDRLLPIAHFLKLFNIKMKQNSYENSLKNSETEEERLITEDYYKYHYSKQISELHKLMLSTRKIIPDIKTPSLIIASLEDKVVPLKAAEEISNRLSGPSTLEIFKDSPHVINDGPERELCAEKIIEFIRK, from the coding sequence GTGAAACTACCACTAAAAGAGATTGAAGAAGTTAAGAGTATTGCCAGACCAAGATATTATAATGGTTCAACTAAAAAAAGAGCTATCCTTATTCTCCATGGTTTTACAGGTCATCCAGGTGATATGGATTATTTAGGCAACCAACTTAATGAAAACCTTGATATCACAGTTTCTATTCCCAGGCTATCTGGCCATGGAACAAATGCTACTGACTTTAGAAGCACCGGTGCCATTGACTGGATGAGATCAGCAATTGACTCCTATCTTGATTTAAAAGCTAATTTCGATAAGATAATCGTTGCTGGATTATCAATGGGAGGTTTATTATCTTTACAGTTAGCAGGCGGTTTCCCATTAGAGAAAATGATTTTAATTGCACCTGCTCTATATTCGTCAGACCGTTTATTACCGATTGCCCATTTTTTAAAGTTATTTAATATAAAAATGAAACAGAATAGTTATGAAAATAGCCTGAAAAATTCTGAGACTGAAGAGGAGAGGCTTATTACAGAGGATTACTATAAATATCATTATTCAAAGCAGATTTCTGAGTTACATAAATTAATGTTAAGCACAAGGAAGATAATCCCAGATATAAAAACGCCATCATTAATTATTGCCTCTCTAGAGGATAAAGTAGTTCCATTAAAAGCTGCTGAAGAGATTTCAAACCGATTAAGTGGTCCGTCAACATTAGAGATTTTTAAGGATTCGCCCCATGTTATTAATGATGGGCCAGAAAGAGAACTCTGTGCAGAAAAGATAATTGAATTCATTAGAAAATAA
- the pepV gene encoding dipeptidase PepV, translating into MSKEKIREQCKNYQDDIIDSLRDILQYNSIQEDPEPGQPFGEEVDKCLNRTLEIADDLGFKTGNIDGYAGYAEIGEGEEMLGILCHLDIVPAGDDWSYPPFAGKIVDGKMYGRGTLDNKGPAIASLYAMKVIQDLDIKLNKRVRLILGCNEESGWEGINYYKEHAEMPEIAFSPDAKFPVIHAEKGILIFNLNKELAKQDNTETGRFTLKSITGGNAPNMVPDRAKAILEGEFDYLSNELDKYNNSWNGELNLTKLDQGLELVAKGISAHGSMPQDGLNAISHLINFLVNLDITEDSKAEFLNQYAELIGLNYFGENIGCQMSDEVSGPLIFNVGQVELDDEKAKVVVNIRYPVQSSAEEVFTGMEAKLKSTGWKLEKGEHKEPLYVEKDSELVKSLMKVYQEETGDHDATPIAIGGGTYARAVEKAVAFGPLFPGQPELAHQKDEYIGVDDLIRNTVIYANAIAALASN; encoded by the coding sequence ATGTCAAAAGAAAAGATCCGTGAACAGTGTAAAAATTATCAGGACGATATTATTGATTCATTAAGGGATATTTTACAATATAATAGTATACAGGAAGATCCAGAACCAGGTCAGCCCTTTGGGGAGGAAGTAGATAAATGTTTAAATAGAACTCTTGAAATTGCTGACGATTTAGGTTTTAAAACTGGCAATATTGATGGTTATGCCGGGTATGCAGAAATTGGTGAAGGAGAAGAGATGTTAGGAATTTTATGTCATCTCGATATAGTTCCAGCAGGCGATGACTGGTCTTACCCACCCTTTGCCGGTAAGATTGTCGATGGGAAAATGTATGGCCGGGGTACTTTAGATAATAAAGGTCCGGCAATCGCCTCCCTATATGCCATGAAGGTTATCCAGGATTTAGATATAAAATTAAATAAAAGAGTAAGATTAATCCTGGGTTGCAATGAAGAAAGTGGCTGGGAAGGAATTAATTATTATAAAGAACATGCTGAAATGCCAGAAATAGCATTCAGTCCAGATGCTAAATTCCCGGTAATTCATGCAGAAAAAGGGATATTAATCTTTAATTTAAATAAAGAATTAGCAAAACAGGATAATACTGAAACAGGAAGATTTACTCTAAAATCAATTACCGGTGGCAATGCTCCCAATATGGTACCAGATAGGGCTAAAGCTATATTAGAAGGAGAGTTTGATTATTTAAGCAATGAATTAGATAAATACAATAATAGCTGGAATGGAGAGTTAAATTTAACTAAACTTGATCAGGGCCTTGAGCTTGTAGCTAAAGGTATTTCAGCCCATGGTAGTATGCCCCAGGATGGCTTAAATGCAATATCCCATTTAATTAATTTCCTTGTAAACTTAGATATAACAGAAGATTCTAAAGCTGAATTTTTAAATCAATATGCAGAATTGATCGGTCTTAACTATTTTGGAGAAAACATTGGCTGTCAAATGTCTGACGAAGTCTCTGGCCCGTTAATCTTTAATGTTGGTCAGGTTGAATTAGATGATGAAAAAGCAAAAGTAGTTGTAAACATCCGCTATCCAGTTCAATCATCAGCAGAAGAAGTTTTCACAGGCATGGAAGCTAAATTAAAATCAACAGGCTGGAAACTTGAAAAGGGCGAGCATAAAGAACCATTATATGTTGAAAAGGATAGTGAGCTGGTAAAGAGTTTAATGAAAGTATATCAGGAGGAGACAGGTGACCATGACGCCACTCCGATAGCAATTGGAGGAGGCACCTATGCCAGAGCTGTTGAGAAAGCAGTGGCTTTTGGACCATTATTCCCAGGTCAGCCTGAACTTGCCCACCAGAAAGATGAATATATCGGTGTAGATGATTTAATCAGGAATACAGTTATTTATGCAAATGCAATAGCTGCTTTAGCCAGTAATTAA
- a CDS encoding AI-2E family transporter: MQPLNISYQTIIKRIIVFTIVVFLFHTIIFQLTPFFLAFLMVLIMEKPVSFLSRYMPRLPSVIIVLTIILIILTLLAFIVGSNIITELIELGRFLPRYREQITESIDSLLQRQEDFFEVIPDEISTLLRQNINVIYQRGDQILSQAVNRVVNFTFNIPGIFIFIIFTVFSSFYLSRDKDKIFKYVSSKFNLSDEDKLKLVNDFSTYVRIQLLIITNTTIWVGVTLSLLEFPYAILLAITAGILDLIPLIGPGGILWPLIAYHFFVNPLYSIILFIVYIIVLGFRPFLEANILGTNIGVHPVILLLGLYAGLNIMGFQGVILAPLSIITFKVLLVADIGL, from the coding sequence ATGCAGCCATTGAATATCTCATATCAGACAATAATTAAAAGGATTATTGTATTTACAATTGTTGTCTTCTTATTCCATACCATTATTTTTCAATTAACACCATTTTTCCTTGCATTCTTAATGGTATTAATTATGGAGAAGCCTGTCAGTTTTCTCTCCAGATATATGCCCAGGCTGCCATCAGTTATAATAGTTTTAACAATCATCCTGATTATTTTAACTTTGCTGGCCTTTATAGTTGGTAGCAATATTATTACAGAATTAATTGAATTAGGTAGGTTTTTGCCTCGCTACAGGGAACAAATAACAGAATCGATAGACAGCCTGCTCCAGAGACAGGAAGATTTCTTTGAAGTAATTCCTGATGAGATTTCAACTCTGCTCCGTCAAAATATAAATGTAATCTATCAAAGAGGAGATCAGATCCTATCCCAGGCAGTTAATCGGGTAGTTAATTTCACCTTTAATATTCCAGGCATATTTATATTTATAATTTTTACTGTCTTTTCATCATTCTATTTAAGCAGGGATAAAGATAAGATATTTAAATATGTATCCAGTAAATTTAATCTCTCAGATGAAGACAAATTGAAACTGGTCAATGATTTTTCAACATATGTCCGAATTCAGCTTTTAATAATAACAAATACAACTATCTGGGTCGGAGTAACTTTATCCTTATTAGAGTTTCCTTATGCAATCTTACTTGCCATAACAGCAGGTATATTAGATTTAATTCCTTTAATAGGCCCAGGCGGTATTCTCTGGCCATTAATAGCCTATCATTTTTTTGTAAATCCGTTGTATTCAATTATACTCTTCATAGTCTATATTATAGTATTAGGCTTTAGACCCTTTCTTGAAGCTAATATTCTTGGAACCAATATCGGTGTTCACCCTGTAATCTTACTCTTAGGGCTTTACGCTGGTTTAAATATCATGGGTTTTCAGGGAGTAATATTGGCTCCTCTCTCAATTATAACTTTCAAAGTTTTATTAGTTGCTGATATCGGTTTATAA
- a CDS encoding ECF transporter S component — MQGKNMISTFNEYDYSSNPARLIAMQALMVAFVSAATFIAVPGPSSSYFNLGEIAIYILALTFGGKAGGVAGAFGSAITDILLGYSIWAPFTFVIKGLEGYVVGRIAGGETDLKKVIIAILIGGHIMIVGYGITKGFLISWAAVLPEIIIDYGQMSIGAVVAIPISRQLIKHFKSK; from the coding sequence ATGCAAGGAAAGAATATGATATCAACATTCAATGAATATGATTATAGCTCAAATCCTGCAAGATTAATAGCAATGCAGGCCTTAATGGTTGCATTTGTTTCAGCAGCCACTTTTATTGCAGTACCAGGACCTAGTTCGTCATACTTTAATTTAGGTGAGATTGCTATTTATATATTAGCTTTAACCTTTGGCGGTAAAGCAGGTGGAGTTGCCGGAGCTTTTGGCTCAGCAATCACAGATATATTACTGGGTTATTCAATCTGGGCACCATTCACCTTTGTTATAAAAGGATTAGAAGGTTATGTAGTTGGCCGGATAGCTGGAGGAGAGACCGATCTTAAAAAAGTAATTATAGCAATTTTAATCGGTGGTCATATCATGATAGTTGGTTATGGAATTACTAAGGGTTTCTTAATCAGCTGGGCGGCAGTCCTGCCAGAAATTATTATAGATTATGGTCAGATGTCTATTGGAGCAGTCGTGGCCATTCCAATATCCAGGCAGTTAATAAAACATTTTAAATCAAAATAA
- a CDS encoding ABC transporter substrate-binding protein — MKKALVFILSLSLVMFFTVSVAAEEVTITVAGGAVGQELEMTEKAAEMYMEENPDVVIEVLDTPDLAQDRLGLYLQFFEAQSSEVDVFQIDVIWPGDLSEHFVDLYDYGADEVVDMHFDEIVENNTVDGELIAIPWFTDAGLLYYRTDLLEKYDLDVPETWTELEEAAQTIQDGEREEGNEDFVGFVWQGDAYEGLTTNALEWFASSNAGTIISDDGYITVNNERAVEVLEMAAGWVGTISPSGVTGMAEEDARAVFQGGNAAFMRNWPYAYALAQDEEESAIAGNFDVSTLPAAEDGEPAHTLGGWNLAVSQYSENPEIAADVALYLAGYESQKMRAVEASMNPTIEELYEDEEVLEAVPFFGELYDVFVNAVARPSTVSAPNYNQVSEYYYQAVHSVLTGQDDALTALEYLELDLQDLTGFEIGEPQH; from the coding sequence TTGAAAAAAGCTTTAGTATTCATCTTATCACTATCACTGGTCATGTTCTTTACAGTCTCAGTTGCAGCTGAGGAGGTTACAATCACAGTAGCCGGTGGAGCAGTTGGTCAGGAATTGGAAATGACAGAAAAAGCGGCGGAAATGTATATGGAAGAAAATCCTGATGTTGTAATCGAGGTTCTTGACACACCAGATTTAGCCCAGGATAGACTTGGCCTCTATCTTCAGTTCTTTGAAGCACAGAGTTCTGAAGTTGACGTTTTTCAGATTGACGTTATCTGGCCTGGCGACCTATCAGAACATTTCGTAGATCTCTATGACTATGGTGCAGATGAAGTTGTAGATATGCATTTTGATGAGATCGTCGAGAACAATACAGTTGATGGTGAATTAATTGCCATTCCATGGTTTACAGATGCAGGTCTACTTTATTATCGGACAGACCTTCTAGAAAAATATGACCTTGATGTTCCTGAAACCTGGACAGAGCTAGAAGAAGCTGCCCAGACTATTCAGGATGGTGAAAGAGAAGAGGGTAATGAAGACTTTGTCGGTTTTGTTTGGCAGGGAGATGCCTATGAAGGTCTAACCACTAATGCCCTTGAATGGTTTGCCTCTTCAAATGCAGGAACAATTATTTCTGATGATGGCTACATCACAGTTAATAATGAAAGAGCAGTTGAAGTATTAGAAATGGCTGCAGGCTGGGTTGGCACAATTTCACCTAGTGGCGTAACTGGTATGGCTGAAGAAGATGCCAGAGCAGTCTTCCAGGGAGGCAATGCTGCCTTTATGAGAAACTGGCCATATGCCTATGCCCTTGCCCAGGATGAAGAAGAGAGCGCAATAGCAGGTAACTTTGATGTTAGCACTCTTCCAGCAGCTGAAGACGGAGAGCCTGCCCATACTCTTGGTGGCTGGAACTTAGCTGTAAGTCAATATAGTGAAAATCCAGAGATCGCTGCAGATGTTGCCTTATATCTAGCCGGTTATGAATCTCAGAAAATGAGAGCAGTAGAAGCTTCAATGAATCCAACAATTGAAGAATTATACGAAGATGAAGAAGTTCTAGAAGCAGTTCCATTCTTCGGCGAACTTTATGATGTCTTTGTAAATGCAGTAGCCCGTCCATCAACAGTTTCAGCACCTAATTACAATCAGGTATCTGAATATTACTATCAGGCTGTCCATTCAGTCTTAACTGGTCAGGACGACGCATTAACTGCTCTTGAATATCTAGAATTAGATCTGCAGGATTTAACTGGTTTTGAAATAGGTGAACCTCAGCACTAA
- a CDS encoding FAD-dependent oxidoreductase, which translates to MKKSFLIIGITLLMTFIISGNILAYDLIVYNAEPEGVAAAVAAARNNLKTALVMERQDPGGLFTYGGLNFLDLNYDRSGNNINHGIFGEWHDKVGGGVSFNITEGIEAFNDLLESEENLTLYRNHNLENINKNGRIIESIEITDPEKLSFELAGKYFIDASQDGDLTYLAGNPYFFGGGDINQPERFMPVTPVIKIRNIDRGGLIRDARSGRHGQTTVNRDNAYGFSALGARYNPDHPEAGLRGLNLVLEDRELDGEDITYGYINALHFYGIDGTDRELLDELHEITEVEARLVVDFLRDELEGMGDVEYIGIADEFYVRESRHFVTERQLGVRDQLTANIPEDTVALASYPLDYQSYAPGAGGFVYFNPGVYGKPLRSLIPVDFDNLLIVGRSSGQSSIAHSSGRIVPNGMVAAEGGGIAIAMAIANNITPHEVAESSDLMADIQSRTGLADQIDSRSIRNLQREIVDQDYIEPVSELLSWGLIVGGYDNNFRLEETLAERTFVYLILNGLKNRDARVEYPDLSSHLAAISSTEKPIQYDKVQEIAGLIGDYALELDSEDFLNLLENWQIKRNIGDGIDLKRGQVYHLATDILNQFELSDKLKLYRDK; encoded by the coding sequence TTGAAAAAGTCGTTTCTTATAATTGGAATAACTCTGCTTATGACTTTTATAATTTCAGGAAATATTTTAGCCTATGATTTAATTGTATATAATGCTGAACCTGAAGGTGTGGCAGCTGCTGTGGCAGCTGCCCGCAACAATTTAAAGACTGCTTTAGTTATGGAAAGGCAGGATCCTGGCGGTCTTTTCACCTATGGCGGTTTGAATTTTTTAGATTTAAATTATGACCGGAGTGGCAATAATATAAACCATGGAATTTTTGGAGAATGGCATGATAAAGTTGGTGGTGGAGTTTCTTTTAATATAACTGAAGGAATTGAAGCTTTTAATGATCTGCTTGAATCTGAAGAGAACTTAACCTTATATAGAAATCATAATCTGGAAAATATTAATAAGAATGGCCGGATAATTGAGAGCATTGAAATTACCGACCCTGAAAAATTAAGTTTTGAGTTAGCCGGGAAGTATTTTATTGATGCCAGTCAGGACGGAGATCTGACTTACCTTGCCGGTAATCCCTACTTCTTTGGCGGTGGAGATATCAATCAACCTGAGAGGTTTATGCCTGTGACCCCTGTAATAAAGATAAGGAATATTGACAGAGGCGGGCTGATAAGGGATGCCAGAAGTGGCAGGCATGGCCAGACAACAGTTAATAGGGATAATGCTTACGGCTTTTCTGCTTTAGGTGCAAGATATAACCCTGACCATCCTGAAGCTGGATTAAGGGGTTTAAATTTAGTCTTAGAGGATAGAGAGTTAGACGGAGAGGATATAACTTATGGTTATATCAATGCTCTTCATTTTTATGGAATAGATGGTACTGATAGAGAGCTATTAGATGAACTCCATGAAATAACTGAAGTTGAGGCCAGGCTAGTTGTTGATTTTTTAAGGGATGAATTAGAGGGCATGGGAGATGTTGAATACATTGGAATTGCTGATGAATTTTACGTTCGGGAATCGAGACATTTTGTAACTGAAAGGCAGTTAGGGGTTAGAGATCAACTAACTGCTAATATTCCTGAAGATACAGTTGCCCTTGCCTCGTATCCACTGGATTATCAGAGCTATGCCCCTGGAGCTGGAGGGTTTGTCTATTTTAATCCTGGAGTCTATGGAAAACCTTTAAGAAGTTTAATCCCTGTTGATTTTGATAATTTGTTGATTGTCGGTAGAAGCAGTGGTCAGTCATCGATTGCCCATTCCTCTGGCAGGATTGTGCCTAATGGAATGGTTGCAGCTGAAGGTGGAGGAATTGCTATAGCCATGGCAATAGCAAATAATATTACTCCTCATGAGGTTGCTGAATCCTCTGATTTAATGGCAGATATCCAGTCCAGGACCGGCCTGGCTGACCAGATTGATTCCAGGAGTATTAGAAATCTTCAGAGAGAGATTGTTGATCAGGATTATATTGAACCTGTTTCTGAACTGCTCTCCTGGGGGCTAATTGTTGGAGGATATGATAATAATTTCAGGCTGGAAGAAACTCTTGCTGAAAGAACTTTTGTCTATTTAATCTTAAATGGCTTAAAAAATCGTGATGCCAGAGTTGAATATCCTGATTTATCAAGTCATCTGGCTGCAATTAGTTCAACTGAAAAACCAATCCAGTATGATAAAGTTCAGGAGATTGCTGGTTTAATTGGAGATTATGCTTTAGAACTTGATAGTGAAGATTTCTTGAATCTTTTAGAAAACTGGCAGATTAAGCGAAATATTGGCGATGGCATTGATTTAAAAAGAGGTCAGGTTTATCATCTAGCTACCGATATTTTAAATCAATTTGAGCTTTCTGATAAATTAAAATTATATAGAGATAAATAA
- the asnS gene encoding asparagine--tRNA ligase: protein MDYFKRFKVKDILNDNIEEYEDVLVMGWVKTFRSSKNIAFIELNDGSSLENLQIVVLSPEEFPLDDIANGASLRVEGYLDKVEGREQSIEMKAEKIEVLGEAPEDYKLQKKRHSFEFLREIAHLRPRTNTFSVMNRFRSKMAYAIHKFYNERDFYYIHTPIITTGDAEGAGEMFRVSTLDLEDPPMNDQGEVDFSQDFFGQETGLTVSGQLQGELLATAIGDIYTFGPTFRAENSNTSRHASEFWMIEPEMAFCELDDMLVLMEDFIKYLFRYALEEAEEEMNFFNKWIDEGRKEIIQEIVEADFGQITYTEAIEILEAADEDFEFPVEWGVDLQSEHERYLTEKHFNKPIFVTDYPAEIKAFYMRLNEDGKTVKAVDCLVPQVGEIIGGSQREERYEVLKEKMENEGMDLEKYSWYLDIRKYGTVPHSGFGLGFERLLMYLSGMSNIRDVIPFPRTPKSAEY, encoded by the coding sequence ATGGATTATTTCAAAAGATTTAAAGTCAAAGATATTTTAAATGATAATATTGAAGAATATGAAGATGTACTGGTGATGGGCTGGGTAAAGACTTTCAGAAGTTCAAAGAATATAGCTTTTATTGAGTTAAATGACGGTAGTTCCTTAGAGAATTTACAGATTGTAGTCTTAAGTCCAGAAGAATTTCCCCTTGATGATATTGCAAATGGTGCAAGTTTAAGGGTTGAGGGATATCTGGATAAGGTTGAAGGTAGAGAGCAATCTATCGAAATGAAGGCTGAAAAAATTGAGGTTTTAGGGGAAGCTCCTGAGGATTATAAGCTCCAGAAAAAACGGCATTCCTTTGAGTTTTTAAGAGAGATTGCCCATCTAAGACCGAGAACCAATACTTTTAGCGTTATGAATAGATTCAGGAGTAAAATGGCCTATGCTATTCATAAGTTCTATAATGAGAGAGATTTTTATTATATACATACTCCAATTATTACAACTGGAGATGCTGAAGGTGCCGGCGAGATGTTTAGAGTTTCAACCTTAGATCTTGAAGATCCGCCAATGAATGATCAGGGCGAAGTTGATTTCAGCCAGGATTTCTTTGGCCAGGAGACCGGCCTGACTGTTAGTGGACAGCTCCAGGGCGAGCTGCTGGCAACAGCTATCGGCGATATCTATACCTTTGGGCCGACCTTTAGAGCTGAGAATTCCAATACTTCTCGCCATGCCTCTGAATTCTGGATGATTGAACCTGAGATGGCCTTTTGCGAGTTAGATGATATGCTGGTTTTAATGGAGGATTTTATTAAGTATCTTTTTCGCTATGCCCTTGAGGAAGCTGAAGAAGAGATGAATTTCTTTAATAAATGGATCGATGAAGGCAGAAAAGAGATTATTCAGGAAATTGTTGAAGCCGATTTTGGCCAGATTACCTATACTGAGGCTATTGAGATCTTGGAAGCTGCTGATGAGGACTTTGAATTCCCGGTTGAATGGGGAGTCGATCTCCAGTCTGAGCATGAAAGATATCTTACTGAGAAACATTTCAATAAGCCGATCTTTGTAACTGATTATCCTGCTGAGATTAAAGCCTTTTACATGCGCTTAAATGAAGATGGCAAAACTGTTAAAGCTGTAGACTGCCTGGTACCTCAGGTTGGAGAGATTATCGGTGGCAGCCAGCGGGAAGAAAGATATGAGGTTTTAAAAGAAAAGATGGAAAATGAGGGTATGGACCTGGAGAAATATAGCTGGTATCTTGATATCAGAAAGTATGGAACAGTGCCCCATTCTGGTTTTGGTCTTGGCTTTGAGAGATTATTAATGTATCTCTCTGGTATGAGCAATATTAGAGACGTCATTCCTTTCCCAAGAACTCCAAAGTCAGCTGAATATTAA